The following nucleotide sequence is from Deltaproteobacteria bacterium.
AAGACGACTCTCGTGAAACTCCTGTGCCGTTTTTACGACCCGGAAAAGGGCCGTATCACCGCGGATGGTTCCGACCTGCGGGATTTGCGGCAGGACGAATGGCGGCGGCAGATCACGGTCCTCTTTCAGGAGCCGGTGCGCTACCACGTGACGGCATCGGAAAACATCGCCCACGGAGATCATGCCGCGGCGCCGAACCCGGGGGAGATCGAGATGGCGGCCCATGCCGCCGGCGCCCACGATTTGATCCAACGCCTGCCGGACGGATATGAAACCGTCCTGGGAAGATGGTTCGGCGGGGTGGAATTGAGCACCGGAGAATGGCAGCGGGTGGCGTTGGCCCGGGCCTTCCTGCGCAAGGCGAGGCTGATCATTCTGGACGAGCCGACGAGCATGCTGGATGCCTGGTCGGAGGCGCAGTG
It contains:
- a CDS encoding ATP-binding cassette domain-containing protein; translated protein: KTTLVKLLCRFYDPEKGRITADGSDLRDLRQDEWRRQITVLFQEPVRYHVTASENIAHGDHAAAPNPGEIEMAAHAAGAHDLIQRLPDGYETVLGRWFGGVELSTGEWQRVALARAFLRKARLIILDEPTSMLDAWSEAQWFRRFRTLASGCTVLIISHRLSMTMQADVIHVMGEGRIIESGTHADLLTLGGRYREAWETSHAGST